The following coding sequences lie in one Frigoribacterium sp. SL97 genomic window:
- a CDS encoding RNA-binding S4 domain-containing protein has translation MPPLTSARVDAWLWAVRLYKTRSAANAACRAGHVRVNGERVKAAQAVRPGDEVRARIAGFERIVVVKTCLVKRVGAPAAAEAMTDLTPPPPPREEVAAVPVRDRGAGRPTKRDRREIERLRDRAES, from the coding sequence ATGCCGCCCCTCACGTCCGCCCGCGTCGACGCCTGGCTCTGGGCCGTCCGGCTCTACAAGACCCGCTCGGCCGCCAACGCCGCCTGCCGGGCCGGTCACGTGCGGGTGAACGGCGAGCGCGTCAAGGCCGCCCAGGCCGTCCGTCCCGGCGACGAGGTCCGGGCGCGCATCGCAGGCTTCGAGCGGATCGTCGTCGTCAAGACCTGCCTCGTGAAGCGCGTCGGTGCTCCGGCCGCGGCCGAGGCGATGACCGACCTCACTCCCCCGCCACCGCCGCGCGAAGAGGTCGCCGCCGTACCGGTCCGCGACCGAGGCGCGGGCCGCCCGACCAAGCGCGACCGTCGCGAGATCGAGCGCCTCCGGGACCGCGCAGAGAGCTGA
- a CDS encoding GNAT family N-acetyltransferase: MQIRTATETDLPGVLEIHADAVAHSRAIWTDVTPTLEGRREWLTSHQEARRSAIVAVDGDEVLGYGSYGPFHAKDGYRHTCENSVYVRPGQQGKGLGRALMAELVERATRDELHVMVALIEAGNEASVRLHASLGFEDAGVLREVGTKFGEWLDLRYMIRRLA, encoded by the coding sequence ATGCAGATCCGCACCGCGACCGAGACCGACCTGCCCGGCGTCCTCGAGATCCACGCCGACGCCGTGGCGCACTCCCGGGCCATCTGGACCGACGTCACGCCGACCCTCGAGGGTCGGCGCGAGTGGCTGACCAGCCATCAGGAGGCGCGGCGCAGCGCGATCGTCGCGGTGGACGGCGACGAGGTGCTCGGCTACGGCAGCTACGGGCCGTTCCATGCCAAGGACGGCTACCGGCACACCTGCGAGAACTCGGTCTACGTGCGTCCGGGGCAACAGGGCAAGGGACTCGGACGAGCGCTGATGGCCGAACTCGTCGAGCGGGCCACGCGGGACGAGCTGCACGTCATGGTGGCGCTGATCGAGGCGGGCAACGAGGCGTCGGTGCGGCTGCACGCGTCGCTCGGCTTCGAGGACGCCGGCGTGCTGCGCGAGGTCGGCACGAAGTTCGGCGAGTGGCTCGACCTCCGGTACATGATCCGCCGACTGGCCTGA
- a CDS encoding YbaK/EbsC family protein, translating into MTDSHRPSSEHLDAALPPRARAVVAALRAAGAEGEVREFDESTHTAAQAAAALGCEVGAIASSLVFHTGGEALLVLTSGAHRVDTDLVASTLGRGPIMRANADQVKRATGQVIGGVAPVGHPRPVRTLVDTALETHDVLWASAGTANTVFATTFAELVRVTGGTPARVASDDL; encoded by the coding sequence ATGACCGACTCGCACCGCCCCTCCTCGGAGCACCTCGACGCCGCCCTGCCGCCGCGGGCCCGCGCCGTCGTCGCCGCCCTCCGTGCCGCCGGTGCCGAGGGCGAGGTCCGCGAGTTCGACGAGTCGACGCACACGGCCGCACAGGCCGCCGCCGCCCTCGGCTGCGAGGTGGGCGCCATCGCCAGCAGCCTGGTGTTCCACACCGGCGGGGAGGCCCTGCTCGTGCTCACCAGCGGCGCCCACCGGGTCGACACCGACCTGGTGGCGTCGACGCTCGGCCGGGGCCCGATCATGCGGGCGAACGCCGACCAGGTGAAGCGCGCGACCGGCCAGGTCATCGGCGGCGTGGCCCCGGTCGGCCACCCCCGCCCGGTGCGGACGCTCGTCGACACCGCGCTCGAGACCCACGACGTGCTCTGGGCGAGCGCCGGCACCGCGAACACCGTTTTCGCCACGACGTTCGCCGAGCTGGTGCGCGTGACCGGGGGCACCCCGGCGCGCGTCGCCTCCGACGACCTCTGA
- a CDS encoding PP2C family protein-serine/threonine phosphatase, whose product MSVSQLGNDTLRPSVWGDSGLLARVMSAGSRRHVALLKQGFVFLFVLLAAVVSTLIPWLPVSDAPSMWAGVFAAFCGVVFASVVSRRPRLLTWEIVIPAADFVAVGLLRYGTGDSGSVFIPIILLPIVWIAVWPGRLSIVWLLIGSAVTFMLPFVIEPSGRAPSEFIRIAFSLAIYATIGLAINELARQASRKVELSRAQQHAVERELDRAATIQQSLLPPKTSLLPEMFAVRGRCIPARAVGGDFYDWYPTPDGIALTVGDVMGKGVGAGMIAAAVRSVIRSSSDDLDPAVALRRATTGLASGDGDVQFTTCFHARITPSGEIRWADGGHGLALIRRATGLVERLQSSDLPIGLGDRWTSYADQLHPGDTIVCISDGVLDLFPDELHAFSQFQLLLISSGDPSDIVQKVAELVGDDEQADDVTVVAATFAPALTRA is encoded by the coding sequence ATGAGCGTCAGTCAGTTGGGCAACGACACCCTGCGCCCCAGCGTCTGGGGCGACTCCGGCCTCCTCGCGCGGGTCATGTCGGCCGGCTCGCGACGTCACGTCGCCCTGCTCAAGCAGGGCTTCGTCTTCCTCTTCGTGTTGCTCGCCGCGGTCGTGAGCACGCTCATCCCGTGGTTGCCCGTCAGCGATGCACCGAGCATGTGGGCCGGCGTCTTCGCCGCGTTCTGCGGCGTCGTCTTCGCCTCGGTGGTCTCCCGGCGTCCCCGCCTGCTCACCTGGGAGATCGTCATCCCCGCCGCCGACTTCGTCGCGGTGGGCCTGCTCCGCTACGGAACGGGTGACAGCGGGTCCGTCTTCATCCCCATCATCCTGCTGCCGATCGTCTGGATCGCCGTGTGGCCGGGGCGGCTCAGCATCGTGTGGCTGCTGATCGGATCGGCGGTCACCTTCATGCTGCCGTTCGTGATCGAGCCGAGCGGACGCGCGCCCAGCGAGTTCATCCGCATCGCCTTCTCCCTGGCCATCTACGCCACCATCGGCCTCGCCATCAACGAGCTCGCCCGGCAGGCGAGCCGCAAGGTGGAGCTGTCCCGAGCGCAGCAGCACGCGGTCGAACGGGAGCTCGACCGGGCCGCGACCATCCAGCAGTCGCTCCTGCCACCGAAGACGAGCCTCCTTCCCGAGATGTTCGCCGTCCGGGGGAGGTGCATCCCCGCCCGCGCCGTCGGGGGCGACTTCTACGACTGGTATCCCACCCCGGACGGCATCGCCCTGACCGTGGGGGACGTCATGGGCAAAGGCGTCGGAGCGGGGATGATCGCCGCCGCCGTGCGTTCCGTCATCCGCAGTTCGTCGGACGATCTCGACCCCGCCGTGGCCCTGCGTCGTGCGACGACGGGCCTCGCGAGCGGTGACGGCGACGTCCAGTTCACCACGTGCTTCCACGCCCGCATCACGCCGTCGGGCGAGATCCGTTGGGCCGACGGCGGACACGGGCTGGCGCTCATCCGGCGCGCCACCGGTCTCGTGGAGCGGCTGCAGTCGTCCGACCTCCCCATCGGCCTCGGGGACCGCTGGACGTCGTACGCCGACCAGCTGCACCCAGGCGACACGATCGTCTGCATCAGCGACGGGGTCCTCGATCTCTTCCCGGACGAACTGCACGCCTTCAGCCAGTTCCAACTGCTGCTCATCTCGTCCGGTGACCCGAGCGACATCGTGCAGAAGGTCGCCGAGCTGGTCGGCGACGACGAGCAGGCCGACGACGTCACCGTCGTCGCGGCGACGTTCGCCCCGGCTCTGACACGGGCGTGA
- a CDS encoding BCCT family transporter has translation MATTTPPPSGPPADHPASLTETVSTTPQLRRWVFWPAAVVVLGFVAYTLIAPASAEALFLGLQSGIVRNFSWYYVLIAAFFVGFSLFLGFSRFGGIKLGKDKDEPEFSTGSWFALLFAAGMGIGLVFYGVSEPLSHFASPRPGVTGTEDQLAQQALTQTFLHWGLHAWAIYVVLGLALAYAIHRRGRPVSIRWALEPLLGNRVRGGWGNLIDVIALVGTLFGVATSLGLGVIQIGAGLEAAGIADSSIVSQIAIIAVITAVTIVSLVTGVTKGMKILSNFNLILAAALLLFILIVGPTQFLLRDFVQSIGAYLQNVVGLSFNVTAQQGAAGEEWQGAWTTFYWGWWMSWAPFVGIFIARISKGRTVRQFVFGVLLVPTALTFLWFAVLGGAAIHQQTDGSGGLVGADGSVDVEGSLFALLGGLPAGTVLTFGAILLIGVFFVTSSDSGSLVMAMIASGGDIEPKNWLRVFFALVAALLAVALLLTGGLDALKTAAITTALPFSIVLLLTCWSTIIAFTRERRAYDKAERDVLLEHVGAYYGLEVDAPTQAGGTRLARPWEAVRRRVRGGRDGSPASRATSASAVVAEPPLQVDVVSPDPAVDGRLDTPGDTGQDGSTGR, from the coding sequence ATGGCCACGACAACTCCGCCCCCTTCCGGGCCCCCCGCCGACCATCCCGCTTCCCTGACGGAGACCGTCTCGACCACCCCTCAACTGCGCCGCTGGGTCTTCTGGCCAGCCGCCGTCGTCGTCCTCGGCTTCGTCGCCTACACCCTGATCGCGCCCGCCTCGGCCGAGGCGCTGTTCCTTGGCCTGCAGAGCGGCATCGTCCGCAACTTCAGCTGGTACTACGTCCTGATCGCCGCCTTCTTCGTCGGCTTCAGCCTGTTCCTCGGGTTCAGCAGGTTCGGTGGCATCAAGCTGGGCAAGGACAAGGACGAGCCCGAGTTCTCGACCGGCTCGTGGTTCGCGCTCCTCTTCGCCGCGGGCATGGGCATCGGCCTCGTCTTCTACGGCGTCTCCGAGCCCCTCAGCCACTTCGCCTCGCCACGACCGGGCGTCACCGGCACCGAGGACCAGCTCGCGCAGCAGGCCCTGACCCAGACCTTCCTCCACTGGGGGCTGCACGCCTGGGCCATCTACGTCGTCCTCGGACTCGCCCTCGCCTACGCGATCCACCGGAGGGGTCGTCCCGTCTCCATCCGCTGGGCCCTCGAGCCCCTCCTCGGCAACCGCGTCCGCGGGGGCTGGGGCAACCTGATCGACGTCATCGCCCTCGTCGGCACGCTGTTCGGCGTCGCGACCTCGCTCGGGCTCGGCGTCATCCAGATCGGCGCCGGCCTCGAGGCCGCGGGCATCGCCGACAGCAGCATCGTGAGCCAGATCGCGATCATCGCCGTCATCACGGCGGTCACCATCGTGTCGCTCGTCACCGGTGTGACCAAGGGCATGAAGATCCTCTCGAACTTCAACCTCATCCTCGCGGCCGCCCTGCTGCTGTTCATCCTGATCGTCGGACCCACGCAGTTCCTGTTGCGCGACTTCGTGCAGTCCATCGGCGCCTACCTGCAGAACGTCGTCGGCCTGTCCTTCAACGTGACCGCCCAGCAGGGCGCCGCCGGCGAGGAGTGGCAGGGCGCCTGGACCACGTTCTACTGGGGGTGGTGGATGTCGTGGGCGCCCTTCGTCGGCATCTTCATCGCCCGCATCTCGAAGGGCCGCACGGTCCGCCAGTTCGTCTTCGGCGTGCTGCTCGTCCCGACCGCCCTCACCTTCCTGTGGTTCGCCGTCCTCGGTGGTGCGGCCATCCACCAGCAGACCGACGGCTCGGGCGGCCTCGTCGGAGCCGACGGCTCGGTCGACGTCGAGGGGTCGCTCTTCGCCCTGCTCGGCGGCCTGCCCGCCGGGACCGTCCTGACCTTCGGCGCGATCCTGCTCATCGGCGTGTTCTTCGTCACCTCGTCCGACTCCGGATCGCTCGTCATGGCGATGATCGCGTCGGGCGGCGACATCGAGCCGAAGAACTGGCTCCGGGTGTTCTTCGCCCTGGTGGCCGCCCTGCTCGCCGTCGCGCTCCTCCTGACCGGCGGTCTGGACGCCCTGAAGACCGCGGCGATCACGACGGCGCTGCCGTTCAGCATCGTGCTGCTGTTGACCTGTTGGTCGACGATCATCGCCTTCACCCGCGAACGTCGTGCGTACGACAAGGCCGAGCGCGACGTCCTCCTGGAGCACGTCGGCGCGTACTACGGTCTCGAGGTCGACGCCCCGACCCAGGCCGGTGGCACACGACTCGCCCGCCCCTGGGAGGCGGTCAGACGCCGGGTCCGGGGTGGCCGTGACGGTTCCCCGGCGAGCCGGGCGACGTCCGCCTCGGCCGTCGTCGCCGAGCCTCCGCTCCAGGTCGACGTCGTGTCGCCCGACCCGGCCGTCGACGGTCGGCTCGACACGCCCGGCGACACCGGACAGGACGGCTCGACCGGACGCTGA
- a CDS encoding phosphatase PAP2 family protein, whose product MRTDPLAPKPASPSEERVARRVQRRWWVFSALGAIGVVLLLGVVITARAGVIGVDERFMGELVEHRSPFWDVPSLIFNSIGAGVVGVFVVPLGVAALFLLRRRPWAALYWIAACALSAGVVQVVKHTFGRARPEDILVVSDYGSFPSGHTSNAATLAVVLGVILRRVWVWVAGAAYTVLMLLSRTYLGAHWLTDTIGGLLIGAGVAVVLWAPVAHRLLDEQEHVRGRGWIWQGRHA is encoded by the coding sequence ATGCGCACCGACCCGCTCGCCCCGAAGCCCGCCTCGCCGTCCGAAGAACGGGTGGCCCGCCGCGTGCAGCGCCGCTGGTGGGTGTTCAGCGCGCTCGGCGCCATCGGCGTCGTGCTGCTGCTCGGCGTCGTGATCACGGCCCGGGCGGGGGTGATCGGCGTCGACGAGCGGTTCATGGGCGAACTGGTCGAGCACCGCAGCCCGTTCTGGGACGTCCCCTCGTTGATCTTCAACTCGATCGGCGCGGGCGTGGTCGGCGTCTTCGTCGTCCCGCTGGGCGTCGCCGCGCTCTTCCTGCTGCGCCGTCGCCCCTGGGCCGCGCTCTACTGGATCGCCGCCTGCGCGCTCAGCGCGGGCGTGGTCCAGGTCGTCAAGCACACGTTCGGCCGGGCCCGTCCCGAGGACATCCTCGTGGTGAGCGACTACGGCTCGTTCCCCTCGGGCCACACGTCCAACGCCGCGACGCTGGCCGTCGTGCTCGGGGTGATCCTGCGACGCGTCTGGGTGTGGGTCGCAGGCGCGGCCTACACGGTGCTGATGCTGCTCAGCCGCACCTACCTCGGGGCGCACTGGCTGACCGACACGATCGGCGGGCTGCTGATCGGTGCCGGGGTCGCGGTCGTCCTCTGGGCCCCGGTCGCGCACCGGCTGCTCGACGAGCAGGAGCACGTGCGGGGTCGCGGCTGGATCTGGCAGGGGCGCCACGCCTGA
- the pta gene encoding phosphate acetyltransferase, whose amino-acid sequence MSTRIYITSAEGHTGKSTIALGVLDTLSHEVGRVGVFRPVARSTDERDYVLELLLSHDSVDLAYDECVGVSYDAVHADPDAALATIVSRFAAVERQCDAVVVIGSDYTDVGSPTELSYNARIAANLGAPVLLVLGGRSADGQTRRSGADMRQVAELTTAELRSEHASLLAVVANRVDPDHLDEVVDGIGHALEASPTGRVPIWTLPEDRVLVAPTMRAVLQATGATLLRGDDALLDREALGVVVAAMSMENVLPRLTEGAVVVVPGDRSDVLVATVLAHASETFPSLAGIVLNGGFALAPQVERLLEGLDSPLPIATTSTGTYDTALAITQTRGRLAADSPRKYDLALALFETHVDGAELLRLLQVSPSGVVTPLMFEYQLLERARGAQKHIVMPEGDDDRVLRAASTLLQRGVAAITLLGDETAIRARGAELGLDLATARVLDPFDPSLQVLFATEYAKLRAHKGIAVSQAMDTVTDVSYFGTMMVKLGLADGMVSGAKHTTAHTIRPAFEVIKTLPDVGVVSSVFLMALADRVLVYGDCAVIPDPTAEQLADIAISSAQTAQQFGIEPRVAMLSYSTGDSGSGADVEKVRAATVLVRERRPDLLVEGPIQYDAAADPTVAAAKMPESEVAGRATVFIFPDLNTGNNTYKAVQRSAGAVAIGPILQGLRKPINDLSRGALVGDIVNTVAITAIQAGTQAAAAAGTVTSTEGASS is encoded by the coding sequence GTGTCGACACGCATCTACATCACCTCTGCCGAAGGCCACACGGGCAAGTCCACGATCGCCCTGGGCGTGCTCGACACGCTCAGCCACGAGGTGGGCCGGGTGGGGGTGTTCCGACCCGTCGCCCGCTCGACCGACGAGCGCGACTACGTGCTCGAACTCCTGCTGTCGCACGACAGCGTCGACCTGGCCTACGACGAGTGCGTCGGCGTCAGCTACGACGCGGTGCACGCCGATCCCGATGCCGCGCTCGCCACCATCGTGAGCCGCTTCGCCGCCGTCGAGCGGCAGTGCGACGCGGTCGTGGTGATCGGTTCCGACTACACCGACGTCGGCAGCCCCACCGAGCTGTCGTACAACGCCCGCATCGCGGCCAACCTCGGCGCGCCCGTGCTGCTCGTTCTCGGCGGCCGCAGCGCCGACGGCCAGACGCGGCGCTCGGGCGCCGACATGCGCCAGGTCGCCGAACTGACCACCGCCGAGCTGCGTTCCGAGCACGCGAGCCTGCTGGCCGTCGTCGCCAACCGGGTCGACCCCGACCACCTCGACGAGGTCGTCGACGGCATCGGCCACGCCCTCGAGGCGTCACCCACCGGGCGGGTCCCGATCTGGACGCTGCCGGAGGACCGCGTCCTCGTCGCCCCGACGATGCGCGCCGTGCTGCAGGCCACCGGTGCGACCCTGCTGCGCGGCGACGACGCCCTGCTCGACCGAGAGGCGCTCGGCGTCGTCGTGGCGGCCATGTCGATGGAGAACGTGCTGCCGCGACTCACCGAGGGTGCCGTCGTCGTGGTGCCGGGTGACCGCTCCGACGTGCTCGTCGCGACGGTGCTCGCCCACGCCTCCGAGACCTTCCCGTCGCTCGCCGGCATCGTGCTCAACGGCGGTTTCGCCCTCGCCCCGCAGGTCGAGCGCCTGCTCGAGGGGCTCGACAGCCCGCTGCCGATCGCGACCACGAGCACCGGCACCTACGACACGGCTCTCGCCATCACGCAGACCCGCGGGCGCCTCGCCGCCGACTCGCCACGCAAGTACGACCTCGCCCTGGCCCTCTTCGAGACGCACGTCGACGGGGCCGAGCTGTTGCGCCTCCTGCAGGTCAGCCCGTCCGGGGTGGTGACGCCCCTGATGTTCGAGTACCAGCTGCTCGAGCGGGCGCGGGGGGCCCAGAAGCACATCGTCATGCCCGAGGGCGACGACGACCGGGTGCTGCGGGCCGCATCCACCCTGTTGCAGCGCGGCGTCGCCGCCATCACGCTGCTCGGCGACGAGACGGCCATCCGCGCCCGGGGCGCCGAGCTCGGTCTCGACCTCGCCACCGCCCGCGTGCTCGACCCGTTCGACCCCAGCCTGCAGGTGCTCTTCGCGACCGAGTACGCCAAGCTGCGGGCCCATAAGGGCATCGCGGTCTCCCAGGCGATGGACACCGTGACCGACGTCTCGTACTTCGGCACGATGATGGTGAAGCTCGGCCTCGCAGACGGCATGGTGTCGGGCGCCAAGCACACCACGGCGCACACCATCCGGCCCGCCTTCGAGGTCATCAAGACGCTGCCCGACGTCGGCGTCGTGTCGAGCGTGTTCCTCATGGCGCTCGCCGACCGGGTGCTGGTCTACGGCGACTGCGCCGTCATCCCCGACCCGACCGCCGAGCAACTCGCCGACATCGCGATCTCGTCGGCGCAGACCGCACAGCAGTTCGGCATCGAGCCCCGCGTCGCCATGTTGAGCTACAGCACGGGCGACAGCGGCTCGGGTGCGGACGTCGAGAAGGTCCGCGCCGCCACGGTACTCGTCCGCGAACGCCGACCCGACCTGCTCGTCGAGGGGCCGATCCAGTACGACGCCGCGGCCGACCCGACGGTGGCCGCCGCCAAGATGCCGGAGTCCGAGGTCGCCGGTCGGGCGACGGTGTTCATCTTCCCCGACCTCAACACGGGCAACAACACCTACAAGGCCGTGCAGCGCAGTGCGGGTGCGGTCGCGATCGGCCCCATCCTGCAGGGCCTCCGCAAGCCGATCAACGACCTGTCCCGCGGGGCTCTCGTCGGCGACATCGTCAACACCGTCGCCATCACGGCCATCCAGGCCGGCACGCAGGCCGCAGCCGCCGCCGGCACCGTCACCAGCACCGAAGGAGCCTCCTCGTGA
- a CDS encoding helicase HerA-like domain-containing protein, translating into MTDALEQARAEAAAAVAAAEKAKQDAEAALARAERLAAEADVADAAADAGLTEPEPVAGTPVDGLPVPPGGPLDESAVDLVRAGYGFDGPALELGALVNGDARVDVPVRIPLAMLNRHGLVAGATGTGKTRTLQVLAEQLSAAGVPVFAADVKGDLSGIATPGEANEKLLARTRGIGQDWSPQAAPTEYFALGGKGTGVPVRATVSGFGSLLLSKVLGLNDTQESSLGLVFHYAAQAGLPLLDLSDLRAVLTWLTSDEGKRELEGLGGLSRQTVGVILRELITFADRGADAFFGEPEIDTAEFLRTAEDGRGVVSLLEVPGVHDQPALFSTFLMWLLADLYNDLPEVGDLDKPKLVFFFDEAHLLFADASKEFLAQITQTVRLIRSKGVGIVFVTQTPKDVPGEVLAQLGSRVQHQLRAFTPDDAKALRATVSTYPTSDYDLAAVLTGLATGEAVVTVMNEKGAPSPVAWTRLRAPRGSMSPTPADVMTAAVAASPLTAAYGASIDRDSAREILARKLEAAALDQRERTDAAARQATIDAQLKEAAAREKADARAVTAAERERRAAQAEYERQQKEFERAERAAAKARAGRGTTTRASSGSRSSGSGSTGGLLGEVLGSSAGKAVVREVVKGIFGTLRRR; encoded by the coding sequence ATGACGGACGCGCTCGAGCAGGCCAGGGCGGAGGCCGCCGCAGCGGTCGCCGCCGCCGAGAAGGCGAAGCAGGACGCGGAGGCGGCACTCGCGCGGGCCGAGCGGCTCGCGGCCGAGGCGGACGTCGCCGACGCCGCGGCGGACGCCGGGCTGACCGAACCCGAGCCGGTCGCCGGCACCCCGGTCGACGGCCTGCCCGTCCCGCCCGGCGGGCCGCTCGACGAGTCGGCGGTCGACCTCGTCCGCGCGGGCTACGGTTTCGACGGTCCCGCCCTCGAGCTCGGCGCCCTCGTGAACGGCGATGCCCGGGTCGACGTGCCCGTGCGCATCCCGCTCGCGATGCTCAACCGGCACGGGCTCGTGGCCGGTGCGACCGGCACGGGCAAGACCAGGACCCTGCAGGTGCTCGCCGAGCAGCTCTCGGCGGCCGGGGTCCCGGTGTTCGCGGCCGACGTCAAGGGCGACCTGTCGGGCATCGCGACGCCGGGCGAGGCGAACGAGAAGCTGCTGGCCCGCACGCGGGGGATCGGCCAGGACTGGTCGCCGCAGGCGGCACCGACCGAGTACTTCGCCCTGGGCGGCAAGGGCACCGGCGTGCCGGTCCGCGCGACGGTCAGCGGTTTCGGGTCGCTGCTGCTCAGCAAGGTGCTCGGCCTCAACGACACGCAGGAGAGCAGCCTCGGCCTGGTGTTCCACTACGCCGCGCAGGCCGGGCTGCCGCTGCTCGACCTGTCCGACCTGCGGGCCGTGCTGACCTGGCTGACGAGCGACGAGGGCAAGCGCGAGCTCGAGGGGCTGGGCGGGCTGAGCAGACAGACCGTCGGGGTGATCCTCCGCGAGCTGATCACGTTCGCCGACCGGGGGGCCGACGCGTTCTTCGGCGAGCCCGAGATCGACACCGCCGAGTTCCTCCGCACGGCCGAGGACGGTCGTGGCGTCGTCAGCCTGCTCGAGGTGCCCGGCGTGCACGACCAGCCGGCGCTGTTCTCGACCTTCCTGATGTGGCTGCTCGCCGACCTCTACAACGACCTGCCCGAGGTGGGCGACCTCGACAAGCCGAAGCTCGTCTTCTTCTTCGACGAGGCGCACCTGCTGTTCGCCGACGCCTCGAAGGAGTTCCTGGCGCAGATCACGCAGACCGTCCGGCTCATCCGGTCCAAGGGCGTGGGCATCGTCTTCGTCACCCAGACCCCGAAGGACGTCCCGGGCGAGGTGCTCGCCCAGCTCGGCTCGCGCGTCCAGCACCAGCTCCGCGCCTTCACGCCCGACGACGCGAAGGCCCTGCGGGCGACGGTGTCGACGTACCCGACGAGCGACTACGACCTCGCCGCGGTGCTCACCGGCCTCGCCACCGGGGAGGCGGTGGTGACGGTCATGAACGAGAAGGGGGCTCCCAGCCCGGTCGCGTGGACGCGCCTCCGTGCCCCGCGCGGTTCGATGTCGCCGACCCCGGCCGACGTCATGACCGCGGCGGTCGCGGCGTCGCCGTTGACCGCCGCCTACGGGGCGTCGATCGACCGCGACTCGGCCCGGGAGATCCTCGCCCGCAAGCTCGAGGCCGCCGCGCTCGACCAGCGCGAACGGACCGACGCCGCGGCACGTCAGGCGACGATCGACGCCCAGCTGAAGGAGGCCGCGGCCCGCGAGAAGGCGGACGCCCGGGCGGTCACCGCCGCCGAGCGCGAGCGGAGGGCCGCCCAGGCCGAGTACGAACGTCAGCAGAAGGAGTTCGAGCGAGCCGAGCGGGCGGCCGCGAAGGCGCGTGCCGGGCGCGGGACGACGACCCGCGCCTCCTCGGGGTCCCGTTCGTCGGGGTCCGGATCGACCGGCGGGTTGCTCGGCGAGGTCCTCGGGTCGAGTGCCGGCAAGGCGGTCGTGCGCGAGGTCGTCAAGGGCATCTTCGGCACGCTGCGTCGCCGCTGA
- the nhaA gene encoding Na+/H+ antiporter NhaA, with protein sequence MPHDDLPSSPPPAVAPGLFAEETTSESTRLGEILRKETVGGVVLVVAAVLAVVWANSPLSGAYFALRDFEFGPEGLGLHLSVGEWAADGLLAIFFFLVGLELKREFVAGELRKVSKAIVPVAAAFGGVLVPALIFAAVNASDPEAVRGWAIPTATDIAFAVAVLAIVGSRLPSALRIFLLTLAVVDDLIAIGIIAFVYTSAIEVVPLALAIVPLAAYVFLTQRFRRFFGLHPAANWFILLPVAVLVWGLIHASGVHATVAGVLLGFAVPVIRSQASGGPDAGPGLSEVFEHRFRPISTGFAVPVFAFFSAGVAFGGLDGLRTALSSPVTIGIIAALVLGKPVGILATTWITTRITRAELDRSIKWVDLTGVALLGGIGFTVSLLVAELSYGLGSAHDDDAKVAILVASVLAAVLATAVLRPRNRYYRHQDR encoded by the coding sequence ATGCCCCACGACGACCTGCCCTCTTCCCCGCCTCCCGCCGTCGCTCCCGGACTCTTCGCCGAAGAGACGACCTCGGAGTCCACCCGCCTCGGCGAGATCCTCCGGAAGGAGACCGTGGGCGGGGTCGTCCTCGTCGTCGCCGCCGTCCTGGCGGTCGTGTGGGCGAACTCACCGCTCTCGGGGGCGTACTTCGCGCTCCGGGACTTCGAGTTCGGCCCGGAGGGTCTCGGGCTGCACCTGAGCGTGGGGGAGTGGGCCGCGGACGGGCTCCTGGCGATCTTCTTCTTCCTCGTCGGGCTGGAGCTCAAGCGGGAGTTCGTCGCCGGAGAGCTGCGGAAGGTCAGCAAGGCGATCGTGCCGGTGGCCGCCGCGTTCGGCGGAGTCCTCGTCCCCGCCCTGATCTTCGCCGCCGTCAACGCCTCCGACCCGGAGGCGGTGCGGGGGTGGGCCATCCCCACCGCGACCGACATCGCCTTCGCCGTCGCGGTCCTCGCCATCGTGGGCTCGAGGTTGCCCAGCGCGCTGCGCATCTTCCTGCTGACCCTCGCCGTCGTGGACGACCTCATCGCCATCGGCATCATCGCGTTCGTCTACACCAGCGCGATCGAGGTCGTCCCGTTGGCACTCGCCATCGTGCCGCTCGCGGCGTACGTGTTCCTGACCCAGAGGTTCCGACGGTTCTTCGGCCTGCACCCCGCCGCGAACTGGTTCATCCTCCTTCCGGTCGCCGTCCTGGTGTGGGGGCTCATCCACGCCTCCGGGGTCCACGCCACCGTCGCCGGCGTCCTCCTCGGTTTCGCCGTCCCCGTCATCCGGAGCCAGGCCAGTGGCGGCCCGGATGCGGGACCGGGGCTCTCCGAGGTCTTCGAGCACCGCTTCCGGCCGATCTCCACCGGTTTCGCCGTCCCCGTGTTCGCGTTCTTCTCCGCAGGGGTCGCCTTCGGTGGCCTCGACGGCCTGAGGACGGCTCTCTCCAGTCCGGTCACGATCGGCATCATCGCCGCCCTCGTCCTCGGCAAACCCGTCGGCATCCTCGCGACGACCTGGATCACGACCAGGATCACCCGGGCAGAACTCGACCGGAGCATCAAGTGGGTGGACCTCACCGGCGTCGCCCTCCTCGGGGGCATCGGCTTCACCGTGTCCCTGCTCGTCGCCGAACTGAGCTACGGGCTCGGCAGCGCTCACGACGACGACGCCAAGGTGGCCATCCTCGTCGCGTCGGTGCTCGCCGCCGTCCTCGCGACGGCCGTCCTGCGACCCCGCAACCGGTACTACCGTCACCAGGATCGGTGA